The following proteins are encoded in a genomic region of Sorangiineae bacterium MSr12523:
- a CDS encoding YbbR-like domain-containing protein, protein MALELGEKLKAAFTENLNLKFIAFVLALLLYSLFHGAQDAQRTMTVNLVALMPPESADRVLVSSMPPSVRLTLRGSRSALDDLHSDDIGYLQIDVHLGSERRVTLDPGMVHVPPSVRVEQIDPPAIDLVWEDRVTRDVPIQVSVVGTPAPGFVVKGVPQADPATVRVRGPKSEVLVLQHVRADPFDVSGLTEGSFPRHLAIDRPTGRVLPDLATQSVLVTAEITREVVERPFVKIPVAVVGQAKGKSQPNEVDVRLVCPPEILRALRPEQVVPKATVHSTAASGSESVAIEVGVEGCEAHTTPSSVVVRW, encoded by the coding sequence ATGGCCCTCGAACTCGGCGAAAAGCTGAAGGCCGCCTTTACGGAGAACCTGAACCTCAAGTTCATCGCCTTCGTTCTGGCGCTGCTCTTGTACTCGCTGTTTCATGGCGCGCAGGATGCGCAGCGGACCATGACGGTGAACCTGGTCGCGCTGATGCCGCCCGAGAGCGCCGATCGCGTTCTGGTGAGCTCGATGCCGCCTTCCGTGCGGCTCACGTTGCGTGGCTCGCGCTCGGCGCTCGACGATCTTCACTCCGATGACATCGGCTACCTCCAGATCGACGTGCACCTCGGCTCCGAGCGCCGGGTGACGTTGGATCCCGGCATGGTGCACGTGCCGCCGAGTGTGCGCGTCGAGCAGATCGACCCGCCCGCGATCGACCTGGTGTGGGAAGACCGCGTGACGCGCGACGTGCCGATTCAGGTCAGCGTGGTGGGCACGCCGGCGCCCGGGTTCGTGGTGAAGGGCGTTCCGCAGGCCGATCCGGCGACGGTGCGCGTGCGCGGGCCGAAGAGCGAGGTGCTCGTGCTGCAGCACGTGCGCGCCGATCCGTTCGACGTGTCGGGGCTAACGGAAGGTAGCTTTCCGCGTCATCTGGCCATCGACCGGCCCACCGGCCGCGTGTTGCCGGATCTGGCGACGCAGAGCGTGCTGGTCACCGCCGAGATCACGCGCGAAGTGGTCGAGCGGCCCTTCGTGAAGATCCCGGTCGCCGTCGTCGGCCAGGCCAAAGGAAAGAGTCAGCCCAACGAGGTGGACGTGCGCCTCGTGTGCCCCCCGGAGATTCTGCGCGCCTTGCGGCCGGAGCAAGTGGTGCCCAAGGCAACGGTGCACTCCACCGCCGCCAGCGGCAGCGAATCCGTGGCCATCGAAGTCGGCGTCGAGGGCTGCGAAGCCCACACCACGCCGAGCTCCGTCGTCGTCCGCTGGTAA
- the cdaA gene encoding diadenylate cyclase CdaA, whose product MLEGLLHLFSVRPPREILIDILDLLVVTYVIYRALIVMRGTRAMQMGTGLAVIFVVYLVARWLNIVTLYNLLSSLLSSIILVVVVVFQNDIRRALMRVGARAFLGGISRQQESRVIDEVVAAATELARHRIGALICFEQDANLDEFVVGQGTLIDAQVQRELLVGIFLPESLNKLHDGSVVIRNLRVAKAGVFFPMPDTKVLDKSLGSRHRAALGITEETDAVVVVVSEERGTISFCFNGNIISNLDGASLRQALLGLFGQRARKKKVPPKKDKERQTGSYRFSLPPRSSKNDAAPASLQPQSDRVPPSSAERPPVPRDSLDDIDPRPEPSPPRRLAPAKPIETPAPAPSSLQGTQVPTTTSGESDK is encoded by the coding sequence ATGCTTGAAGGCCTCCTCCACCTTTTCTCGGTGCGCCCGCCGCGGGAGATCCTGATCGACATTCTCGATCTGCTGGTGGTCACCTACGTGATCTACCGCGCGCTCATCGTCATGCGTGGAACGCGGGCGATGCAGATGGGGACCGGCCTCGCCGTCATCTTCGTCGTCTACCTGGTGGCGCGCTGGCTGAACATCGTCACCCTGTACAACCTTCTCTCGTCGCTTCTGTCGTCGATCATCCTCGTCGTCGTGGTCGTCTTCCAGAACGACATTCGCCGCGCGCTCATGCGCGTGGGCGCGCGCGCCTTCCTCGGAGGGATCTCGCGGCAGCAGGAATCGCGGGTCATCGACGAGGTGGTCGCCGCCGCGACCGAGCTGGCCCGCCACCGTATCGGTGCGCTCATCTGCTTCGAGCAGGACGCCAACCTGGACGAATTCGTGGTGGGGCAGGGAACGCTCATCGACGCGCAGGTTCAGCGCGAGCTGCTCGTGGGCATCTTCCTCCCGGAGAGCTTGAACAAGCTGCACGACGGCTCGGTGGTCATCCGCAACCTGCGCGTGGCCAAGGCCGGCGTGTTCTTCCCGATGCCGGACACCAAGGTGCTCGACAAGTCGCTGGGCTCGCGCCACCGCGCCGCCCTCGGCATCACCGAGGAGACGGATGCCGTGGTGGTCGTCGTCTCCGAGGAGCGCGGGACGATCAGCTTCTGCTTCAATGGCAACATCATCTCCAACCTGGATGGTGCCTCCTTGCGGCAGGCGCTGCTCGGGCTGTTCGGGCAGCGCGCCCGCAAGAAGAAGGTCCCGCCGAAGAAGGACAAGGAGCGGCAGACCGGTTCGTACCGCTTCTCGCTCCCGCCGCGCTCGAGCAAGAACGATGCGGCCCCCGCGAGCCTTCAGCCGCAGAGCGACCGCGTTCCGCCGTCGTCGGCCGAGCGGCCGCCTGTGCCGCGGGATTCGCTGGATGACATCGACCCTCGTCCCGAGCCTTCGCCTCCGCGCCGTCTCGCACCGGCCAAGCCGATCGAGACACCGGCGCCCGCGCCCAGCTCCCTTCAAGGCACGCAAGTCCCGACCACGACCTCGGGAGAATCCGACAAGTAG
- the folP gene encoding dihydropteroate synthase has protein sequence MGICNVTPDSFSDGGQSFDEADARARVDVLLQEGADILDIGGESTRPGAAPVPASVQLARVLGVVRYAVEKAEAAGACVTIDTANPEVARACLDAGACAVNDVSCLRDDALADEIARADAAFILMHARGTQAEMRGFSDYRGAYNDVVKDVVAEWRAAAERAMSRGVPHASLLMDPGLGFAKTASQSADLLRRLPEIARAVEVPIVIGASRKSFLTQLVGATQGDPAPAERDGASIGAAVHAASLGAQVVRVHDVRGTRQALDVVKALGGGNHA, from the coding sequence ATGGGTATATGCAACGTCACACCCGATTCGTTCAGTGATGGAGGGCAGTCGTTCGACGAGGCGGACGCGCGCGCACGCGTCGACGTGCTCTTGCAGGAAGGGGCCGACATTCTCGACATCGGCGGTGAGTCCACCCGCCCCGGTGCCGCGCCCGTTCCGGCCAGCGTTCAGCTCGCCCGCGTGCTTGGCGTCGTTCGCTACGCCGTGGAAAAGGCCGAGGCGGCCGGCGCGTGCGTAACGATCGACACGGCAAACCCCGAGGTTGCCCGTGCCTGTCTCGACGCGGGCGCATGCGCGGTGAACGACGTCTCTTGTTTGCGCGACGATGCGCTCGCCGACGAAATAGCCCGAGCGGATGCGGCGTTCATCCTGATGCATGCACGGGGCACGCAGGCCGAAATGCGCGGGTTCAGCGACTACCGCGGCGCGTACAATGACGTGGTGAAGGACGTCGTCGCTGAATGGCGCGCGGCCGCCGAACGAGCCATGTCTCGCGGCGTTCCGCATGCGTCGCTGCTCATGGATCCGGGGCTCGGCTTCGCGAAGACCGCCTCGCAGAGCGCGGACCTGTTGCGCCGCCTTCCCGAGATCGCACGCGCGGTGGAGGTACCCATCGTCATTGGAGCAAGCCGCAAATCGTTTCTGACGCAGCTGGTGGGAGCGACCCAGGGTGATCCAGCACCTGCTGAACGCGATGGGGCGTCCATCGGCGCGGCCGTTCATGCGGCATCGCTCGGTGCACAAGTGGTCCGCGTGCACGACGTGCGCGGGACGCGGCAAGCGCTGGACGTCGTGAAGGCGTTGGGAGGTGGCAACCATGCTTGA
- a CDS encoding HDIG domain-containing protein, whose product MSLGFAMIITLAQVGDALIPQLDPHFGAPAPTTIRVPYASFIQKAQSSLLAYEHTRILIPRGTVLDESNDAHRIAYAFEMTRRPAQTMRTAAMFVIHLTLLLLASAYLRRFGPTRTRLLRTQLGLFGTMAGVFIVAKLFLVFTPLSEFWIPVATVPLWCTFAFERRTAFLINVMMTFMASSLLVFDLPFLAVLITRGLASSLLFLNRKHPRQMMLAGFGGGLIAATMFGAIITVFEGHFSIGRQLYFGLDSPLLGIVGGGALAGLLAHFLRQFAVRALGSVGRDRLMDLTDLENPLLRKMAEEAPGSWEHARAMANLAEAAAAAIGADALLTRVGAYYHDLGKTIQPKYFVENLAAGERTPHDDLEPEVSADAIMAHVVQGTKLLRDGGIPEPVVEFAYTHHGTQVIEYFWHKCKQRGNPKNLTEEFFRYPGMKPQTKETAILMLVDSIEAASRTIQPPEKAKFEEMIQRIIFTKLKTGQLDEAGLTLEELKILIVKMADTLVAMYHGRIKYPWQEKDERRRSKGAIVAAAPVAPSASDPGKGTSKPN is encoded by the coding sequence ATGAGCCTCGGCTTCGCCATGATCATCACCTTGGCGCAGGTCGGCGACGCGCTGATTCCTCAGCTCGACCCGCATTTTGGCGCGCCCGCGCCCACGACCATCCGCGTTCCTTACGCCTCGTTCATTCAAAAGGCGCAGTCGTCGCTCCTTGCGTACGAACATACGCGGATCCTCATTCCCCGCGGAACGGTGCTCGACGAGTCGAACGACGCCCACCGGATCGCCTATGCCTTCGAGATGACGCGCCGGCCCGCGCAAACGATGCGCACGGCCGCGATGTTCGTCATCCATCTGACCTTGCTGCTCTTGGCGTCGGCGTACCTTCGCCGTTTCGGACCGACACGCACGCGCCTCCTGCGCACGCAGCTCGGGCTTTTCGGAACGATGGCCGGCGTCTTCATCGTCGCCAAGTTGTTCCTCGTCTTTACACCGTTGAGCGAATTTTGGATTCCCGTGGCCACGGTTCCCCTGTGGTGCACCTTCGCCTTCGAGCGGCGCACGGCCTTCCTCATCAACGTGATGATGACCTTCATGGCCTCGTCCCTGCTCGTGTTCGACCTGCCATTTCTGGCGGTGCTCATCACGCGGGGGCTTGCCTCGAGCCTGCTCTTTCTGAACCGCAAGCATCCGCGGCAAATGATGCTCGCCGGCTTTGGCGGCGGTCTGATCGCCGCGACCATGTTCGGGGCGATCATCACGGTTTTCGAGGGCCATTTCTCCATCGGGCGCCAGCTCTACTTCGGGCTGGACTCACCGCTTCTGGGCATCGTGGGCGGCGGCGCGCTGGCGGGACTGCTCGCGCATTTCCTGCGTCAGTTCGCCGTGCGCGCGCTGGGCAGCGTCGGACGCGATCGGTTAATGGACCTGACGGACCTGGAGAATCCCCTGCTGCGCAAAATGGCGGAGGAGGCGCCGGGGTCGTGGGAGCACGCGCGCGCCATGGCCAATTTGGCCGAGGCTGCGGCGGCGGCGATCGGGGCGGATGCGCTCCTCACGCGGGTGGGTGCGTACTACCACGACCTGGGAAAGACGATTCAGCCGAAGTACTTCGTCGAGAACCTGGCCGCGGGTGAGCGCACACCGCACGACGATCTGGAGCCCGAGGTGAGCGCCGACGCGATCATGGCGCACGTGGTTCAGGGGACGAAGCTATTGCGCGACGGCGGCATCCCCGAGCCGGTCGTGGAGTTTGCCTACACGCACCACGGCACGCAGGTCATCGAGTACTTCTGGCACAAGTGCAAGCAGCGCGGGAACCCGAAGAACCTGACGGAAGAGTTCTTTCGCTACCCGGGCATGAAGCCGCAAACGAAGGAGACCGCCATCCTGATGCTGGTCGACTCCATCGAGGCGGCGAGCCGTACGATCCAGCCCCCCGAGAAGGCGAAGTTCGAGGAGATGATCCAGCGCATCATCTTCACCAAGCTGAAGACGGGTCAGCTCGACGAGGCCGGCCTCACCCTGGAAGAGCTCAAGATCCTCATCGTGAAAATGGCCGACACCCTGGTGGCGATGTACCACGGCCGCATCAAATATCCCTGGCAGGAGAAAGACGAGCGCCGGCGCAGCAAAGGCGCCATCGTCGCCGCCGCCCCCGTCGCCCCTAGCGCCAGCGACCCAGGCAAGGGCACCTCGAAACCAAACTAA
- a CDS encoding acyl-CoA dehydrogenase family protein: MIEQSFMKSLFHGVIADNLIVPYPEPLPAETNNLHIMLDSVRKYFAQNVDAQKIDREALVPDDVLQGIKDLGLFGLLVPNDYGGIGLSATAYARVMQEVSGLEGSLAVTLGAHQSIGMKGILLFGSEELKKKYLPKLATGECVAAFALTEPSAGSDAAAIQTRAELSDDGRYFTLNGSKIWISNGGFADLFTVFARTSPAEHGAKPRITAFVVERGMGVRTGPNEHKLGIRGSSTTEVYFEDVKVPIENVLGEVGRGFKVAMEVLNNGRLGVASGSIGLAKRLIKLSVERARERKAFGRPIGEFGLIKDKIAQMMAGTFALESMTYLTTGLIDSNVADYSVESAICKVYGSETLWKIVNESLQIAAGVGYMQEYSYERHLRDARINLIFEGTNEILRCFIALSGMQGPGRQLVEVARAMREPIKGFGLLSDFAIRKARTALGRERFTRAHPVLNREAVVFEEYTVELAKNVDKALRKFGKDIAEMQYTQKRVADMAIDLFAIASVLSRTTRALEQRGEEGARREIDLTTVFVSAAEKRLADNVAAFEKNDDELRKAIADRAYNDGGYPFDII, translated from the coding sequence ATGATCGAGCAGTCGTTCATGAAGTCGCTGTTTCACGGGGTGATTGCGGACAACCTGATCGTGCCGTACCCGGAGCCTTTGCCGGCGGAGACGAACAACCTGCACATCATGCTCGACAGCGTGCGCAAATACTTCGCGCAGAATGTCGACGCGCAGAAGATCGATCGCGAAGCGCTCGTGCCCGACGATGTGCTGCAGGGCATCAAAGACCTGGGCCTCTTCGGTCTTTTGGTACCAAACGATTACGGAGGTATCGGTCTTTCGGCGACGGCGTATGCGCGTGTGATGCAGGAGGTGAGCGGCCTCGAAGGCTCGCTCGCGGTGACCTTGGGCGCGCACCAATCGATCGGGATGAAGGGCATTTTGCTCTTTGGCAGCGAGGAACTGAAGAAGAAGTACCTTCCGAAGTTGGCCACCGGCGAGTGCGTGGCCGCGTTCGCACTGACGGAGCCGAGCGCCGGCAGCGATGCGGCCGCGATTCAGACGCGCGCAGAACTCAGCGACGACGGCAGATACTTCACCCTGAACGGGTCGAAAATCTGGATCTCCAACGGCGGCTTTGCGGATCTTTTTACCGTGTTCGCGCGCACCTCACCGGCCGAGCACGGGGCCAAACCACGCATCACCGCCTTCGTCGTCGAGCGCGGGATGGGCGTGCGCACGGGCCCCAACGAGCACAAGCTGGGCATCCGCGGGAGCTCCACCACCGAGGTGTACTTCGAGGACGTGAAGGTCCCCATCGAGAACGTGCTCGGTGAAGTGGGGCGCGGTTTCAAGGTCGCGATGGAGGTGCTCAACAACGGGCGGCTCGGCGTGGCCAGCGGCAGCATCGGCCTTGCAAAACGCCTCATCAAGCTTTCCGTCGAGCGCGCGCGCGAGCGCAAGGCGTTCGGGCGACCCATCGGGGAGTTCGGGCTCATCAAGGACAAGATTGCCCAGATGATGGCCGGCACCTTCGCCCTGGAGAGCATGACGTACCTCACCACGGGCCTCATCGACTCCAACGTGGCCGACTACTCCGTGGAGAGCGCCATCTGCAAGGTGTACGGCTCGGAGACGCTCTGGAAGATCGTCAACGAGTCGCTGCAGATCGCCGCCGGCGTGGGCTACATGCAAGAGTACTCCTACGAGCGGCATCTGCGCGACGCGCGCATCAATTTGATCTTCGAGGGCACGAACGAGATTCTGCGCTGCTTCATCGCGCTCAGCGGGATGCAGGGCCCCGGGCGTCAACTCGTGGAGGTGGCGCGGGCCATGCGCGAGCCCATCAAGGGGTTCGGCTTGTTGAGCGATTTTGCCATCCGCAAGGCACGCACCGCGCTCGGGCGCGAGCGCTTCACACGTGCACACCCGGTGTTGAACCGCGAGGCCGTGGTCTTCGAGGAGTACACCGTCGAGCTGGCGAAGAACGTCGACAAGGCGCTGCGCAAGTTCGGCAAGGACATCGCCGAGATGCAGTACACGCAAAAGCGCGTGGCCGACATGGCCATCGACCTGTTTGCCATCGCGTCCGTTCTCTCACGCACCACGCGCGCGCTCGAGCAGCGCGGCGAGGAGGGCGCACGCCGCGAGATCGATCTGACCACGGTGTTCGTCTCAGCAGCAGAAAAGCGCCTCGCGGACAACGTCGCCGCCTTCGAAAAGAACGACGACGAGCTGCGCAAGGCCATCGCCGATCGCGCGTACAACGACGGGGGTTACCCGTTCGACATCATTTGA
- a CDS encoding major royal jelly family protein: MKTALFLMAALLVSCSSTSSSTPAASSASEPTTLSVAAESRTMIWNGVAVEGGRVFVSGPLWTGSKGPSVAVLDKAGQPQPYPDAAWNEAGRNPAQSFVNVNAIHRDGQGHLWVIDAGVSGFGGPPVPSGPKAVEIDLGTNEVVRVYPFDARVAGPGSYVDDIRFHGRRGYLTDAGRPGIIVLDLDSGAARRVLDGHPSVTAPSNRPVVVDGQIVRAPDGSPLCVNADPLEVSPDGKYLYYAPLHGPWSRIETRWLDDASLNPADLAAKVEPWADLPPTGGTAMMANGDLYFGDLAANAIKRRAADGTITTVIQDARLHWVDAPDIDADGFIWLPTPQMDRVALFQGGTAKIELPVRLYRLRIK; this comes from the coding sequence ATGAAGACAGCGCTTTTCCTGATGGCGGCACTCCTCGTGTCTTGTTCGTCGACGTCCTCTTCGACGCCGGCCGCGTCCTCGGCCTCCGAGCCCACGACCCTTTCCGTGGCGGCCGAGAGCCGCACGATGATCTGGAACGGCGTTGCCGTGGAGGGCGGGCGCGTCTTTGTCTCCGGCCCGCTTTGGACCGGCTCGAAAGGGCCGTCGGTGGCCGTGCTCGACAAGGCGGGGCAGCCCCAGCCCTATCCCGACGCCGCGTGGAACGAGGCCGGGCGCAATCCCGCCCAATCGTTCGTCAACGTGAACGCCATCCACCGCGATGGTCAAGGGCACCTCTGGGTCATCGATGCCGGCGTCTCGGGTTTCGGCGGTCCACCGGTCCCCTCTGGGCCCAAGGCCGTGGAGATCGATCTCGGGACCAACGAGGTCGTGCGCGTGTACCCCTTCGACGCGCGCGTCGCGGGCCCTGGAAGCTACGTGGACGACATTCGCTTTCACGGCCGCCGCGGCTACCTTACCGACGCCGGCCGCCCCGGCATCATCGTGCTCGATCTCGACAGCGGCGCCGCGCGGCGCGTTCTCGACGGGCATCCCTCGGTCACCGCGCCATCGAACCGCCCCGTCGTCGTCGACGGCCAGATCGTCAGAGCTCCCGACGGCTCACCCCTCTGCGTGAACGCCGACCCGCTCGAGGTGAGCCCCGACGGAAAATACCTGTACTATGCACCCCTGCACGGCCCATGGTCGCGCATCGAGACGCGCTGGCTCGACGATGCTTCGCTCAACCCAGCGGATCTCGCCGCGAAGGTCGAACCTTGGGCCGATCTCCCGCCCACCGGCGGCACGGCCATGATGGCGAACGGCGATCTCTATTTCGGCGATCTGGCCGCCAACGCCATCAAGCGTCGCGCGGCCGACGGCACCATCACCACCGTGATCCAGGACGCGCGCCTGCACTGGGTCGATGCCCCCGACATCGACGCGGACGGCTTCATCTGGCTTCCCACGCCCCAAATGGATCGCGTGGCACTCTTTCAAGGCGGCACCGCGAAAATCGAGCTGCCCGTTCGGCTTTACCGGCTGCGGATCAAATGA
- a CDS encoding helix-turn-helix transcriptional regulator, whose protein sequence is MAAKKKTYDCAVGCPVEAALDLIDGKWKGVILYHLQEGTLRFNELQRRLGAVNHRMLTKQLRELEEAGLITRTIHAQVPPRVDYALSPEGKSMQPIIEALAAWGQARLARLG, encoded by the coding sequence ATGGCCGCGAAGAAGAAGACCTACGACTGCGCAGTGGGCTGCCCCGTCGAGGCTGCACTCGATCTGATCGACGGCAAGTGGAAGGGCGTGATCCTTTACCACCTGCAAGAGGGCACGCTCCGTTTCAACGAGTTGCAGCGGCGCCTGGGCGCGGTCAACCATCGCATGCTCACGAAGCAGTTGCGCGAGTTGGAGGAGGCCGGTCTCATCACGCGAACGATTCACGCGCAGGTGCCGCCACGGGTCGACTATGCGTTGTCGCCCGAGGGCAAGAGCATGCAGCCCATCATCGAGGCGCTCGCCGCATGGGGCCAAGCGCGCCTCGCCCGTCTCGGCTAG